In Topomyia yanbarensis strain Yona2022 chromosome 2, ASM3024719v1, whole genome shotgun sequence, one DNA window encodes the following:
- the LOC131681590 gene encoding protein BTG1, whose translation MRIEVNSAADFLMNLLRVKKANQLSESQLLHFKGALEQILTRHFQRHWYPDVPTKGSGFRCLRINGKMDPIIERAGHTVGLNTVALRKMLPLELTVWIDPEEVSYRIGENGTICVLYDQHLSRASPSSDLDSTGSSSCDEFIMERVGRLDLSTSSDSGNSVLVDFLDTNSSNPLVTQSKHNKYNNNHHNNHYTKRHNNSVSSSSSGQTSPPLSPPYNGYNNNNFNNSRYQHNNQHNNYYSPSVHQPQPYFPWDNQFVNSKVRTQC comes from the coding sequence ATGAGAATAGAAGTCAATTCGGCTGCGGATTTTTTGATGAATTTGCTTCGAGTGAAAAAAGCAAATCAACTGTCCGAAAGCCAACTGCTGCATTTCAAAGGTGCGCTTGAGCAAATCTTGACGCGTCATTTCCAACGTCACTGGTATCCTGATGTTCCTACCAAGGGTTCCGGATTCCGTTGTCTGCGTATTAACGGAAAGATGGACCCAATTATCGAGAGGGCTGGTCATACTGTAGGGTTGAACACGGTAGCGCTTCGAAAGATGCTTCCCCTGGAGCTGACCGTCTGGATCGATCCGGAGGAGGTTTCGTATCGGATTGGCGAAAACGGTACCATCTGTGTGCTGTACGACCAACACCTGAGCCGTGCCAGTCCCTCGTCGGATCTCGATTCGACGGGTAGCAGTAGCTGTGATGAATTCATTATGGAACGAGTCGGCCGACTGGATCTGTCGACGTCGTCCGATAGTGGTAATAGTGTTTTGGTAGACTTCCTGGATACCAATTCGTCGAATCCGCTTGTCACGCAGAGCAAGCACAACAAGtacaacaacaatcatcatAATAATCATTACACGAAACGTCATAACAATAGTGTGAGCTCGTCGTCTAGTGGACAGACTAGTCCACCTCTTAGTCCACCGTACAATGgctacaacaacaacaacttcaACAACAGTAGATATCAGCATAATAACCAACACAACAACTACTACTCGCCATCTGTTCACCAACCGCAACCCTATTTCCCCTGGGACAACCAATTCGTTAACAGTAAAGTGCGTACCCAATGTTAA